The following proteins are co-located in the Mus caroli chromosome 7, CAROLI_EIJ_v1.1, whole genome shotgun sequence genome:
- the LOC110299127 gene encoding putative 60S ribosomal protein L37a yields the protein MAKRNKKVSIVGKYGTRYGASLRKMVKKIEISQHAKYNCSFCGKTKMKRRAVGIWHCGSCMKIVSGGAWTYNTTSAVTVKSAIRRLKELKDQ from the coding sequence ATGGCTAAACGCAACAAGAAGGTCAGCATCGTCGGCAAGTACGGGACCCGCTATGGTGCCTCCCTCCGGAAAATGgtgaagaaaattgaaatcagcCAGCACGCCAAGTACAATTGCTCCTTCTGTGGCAAGACCAAGATGAAGAGACGAGCTGTCGGCATCTGGCACTGTGGTTCCTGCATGAAAATAGTGTCCGGCGGGGCCTGGACCTACAACACCACCTCTGCAGTCACAGTGAAGTCTGCCATCagaagactgaaggaactgaaagaccAGTAG